Genomic segment of Myxococcales bacterium:
ACGGTGAGGGGGAAGAAATCGATTCCCGCTCGCGGCTTCGAGTGCACGGTCGTAACCAGCACCACGGTGTCACCTTGAGTGACCACCACAGCGCCGGCCGCCTGCTTCGCGATAGAGCCGGTTTCGATGGTAATGGTGCGACCACCGACTTCCAAACTTACAGATGTTGCTTCAAACCATTTTGGCATTCGTACATTTCTCCTGACAGACACAATATTATGTCTGCACAAAAATGGGGCGCGCGCCTGCAGAGTGCAGGTTCGGTTTCAACGCCTGGAAGGAGAGTGCCCGTCGAATGCGGGATCAGCCATATGCGAAAGAGTACCCGCTCGCAGCGGACGTCCTCGAATTTCGGATATGGCCGATTCCCACACTCGACACGCTTCGCTCCCCACAGCGCCCACGTATCTTCTTTTTATTTACTTTCTTCTTGCTTGCTGACTTGATTGCTTACTTTTTGGCTCAATGCCCCTACTTGGGGGCACAAACGCGTCGCATTTTCTCTAGCGACGCAATCCGAGACGCCCAATGAGCGTCGCGTATCGCTGTACATCATCTCGTTTCAAATAGTCCAGAAGCCGGCGGCGCTGACTCACGATCTTCAGCAGGCCTCGCCGCGAATGGTGATCCTTTGCATGGGTCTTGAAGTGATCCGCGAGATCGCTGATCCGTCGGGTCAACAACGCAACCTGCACCTCGGATGAGCCGGTATCGCCTTCTTGGCGCTGAAAATCTTTGATGACTTCTTGTTTCACTTCCGCGGAGATCAACCTACGTACCCCTTCTTCCGTTTAGCCCTGGACTCTGCCTTGACTGTCTTTGGCGTCGTTCGAAATGTAGTCTGTTCGACTGGAATCGACTGACGATTAATTTGTTCGTCGCGACATCGGAGCACGGAGCAAACGCTTCGTGATGTCGCGCAATGAGTGAGAGCGGTTCCAGGCTGGGAGCGGAACCGATCAGATCGGGCGCCCGCGGGCACTCGAACGGGGCGGAGTCTGGCGCAGAGCTGGGCAGCCCGCAACTCCTTGCGAAGAAAGGTCTTCTCAGCCCCCATCCGCCCCGAAGACCTTGAGAGGCCAGAGCCGTCGGTCAGCCCTGAGCTCGAGCAAGCCGACCAGATTTCGGTCATTGTCGAGGGCGATCACTCTTTCCCCAGGGGCAATCCGCAATCGGGTCCCGGGAGAGATATCCGCACCGTGGCGGACAAGGCGAGTGGCCTCGGGGGTGAGCTCAAAAATGGGAAGCCCCATCGCGTCTGCCGGAGAAATGATCCGCTTGTCGATCACCCCGG
This window contains:
- the rpsO gene encoding 30S ribosomal protein S15, whose product is MISAEVKQEVIKDFQRQEGDTGSSEVQVALLTRRISDLADHFKTHAKDHHSRRGLLKIVSQRRRLLDYLKRDDVQRYATLIGRLGLRR